One part of the Sorangiineae bacterium MSr11954 genome encodes these proteins:
- a CDS encoding LuxR C-terminal-related transcriptional regulator: MRQAVRAPIAFCFTATADHPGDAVGGMLAVDDDFAELPSQCLQALADEFRFPIAFSFTSSHYCIPVMTLSQSSTFADTAHPLIPSNGNALLVYLRVEDTLYGMAGVARRHGAPDFDDEAIGHLEQIGPLLSSLTMHYTHVLHLQRKHPVARNVPTLLSEREQQVARLLAEGYSCVNTAAVLNLSENTVRTYVRRLYRKLDVTNRVDLVQRLIATVAAAG; encoded by the coding sequence ATGAGACAGGCCGTACGGGCCCCCATTGCCTTTTGCTTCACCGCAACTGCGGATCATCCTGGCGATGCCGTTGGCGGCATGCTCGCCGTCGACGATGATTTCGCCGAGCTCCCGAGTCAGTGCCTCCAGGCCTTGGCGGACGAATTTCGATTCCCCATTGCCTTCTCCTTTACTTCCTCGCACTACTGCATCCCCGTGATGACGCTCTCGCAGTCATCGACCTTCGCGGACACCGCGCACCCGCTGATCCCGTCGAACGGCAACGCCTTGCTCGTCTACTTGCGCGTGGAGGACACCCTCTACGGAATGGCCGGCGTCGCCCGCCGCCATGGAGCCCCCGACTTCGACGACGAAGCCATCGGGCACCTCGAGCAAATCGGACCGCTCCTCTCCTCTTTGACGATGCACTACACGCACGTCCTGCACCTTCAGCGCAAACACCCCGTCGCGCGCAACGTCCCCACGTTGCTCTCCGAGCGCGAGCAGCAAGTCGCCCGCCTGCTCGCAGAGGGCTACAGCTGTGTGAACACGGCCGCCGTGCTCAACCTGAGCGAAAACACCGTTCGCACCTATGTCCGCCGTCTCTATCGCAAACTCGACGTCACCAACCGCGTCGATCTCGTCCAGCGGCTCATCGCCACCGTCGCCGCGGCGGGTTAA
- a CDS encoding protein kinase yields MAVIYLAVVQGPAGFNKLQVIKQLRPELAREPEQIAMFLNEARVSARINHPNVVQIHEIGRDGDAYFMAMEYVDGQTLERIFRSCKGDVPLRLHLKIIAEALAGLHTAHELKDFNGNPLEIVHRDVSPHNILVGYEGEVKVLDFGIAKVAGSRSETRTGVLKGKFTYMAPEQFLGQKVDRRTDVFAAGVMLWQAVTKRRLWGRDVNEIEVYRRVVESRVPRPREIDASIPEVLDEMVMKALATDPANRYQTADELRAVIEDFLAAEKAHSTARDLGALVHKHFGQERQATRTAIEERMRVAANDSAPEIPMLRSLLPPAFRDVPPDRGSTSQVGAHMSSSFSRSSSSLSMASQPSFQVAPTIAPRPSYRSHVIVGGLAVAATVAVLFAWRPWSHAGAAPAQSATAVSGDSSASLGSPSAPTATAIAVPAAAAPASTLTELTVRATPPGAKISVDGIEVDENPFVGKFVRDGASHRVRAEAQGFAPKSVRVDFSSEAAGVELVLERQSSWSPPSRRDRDKGAAAAASAAPPPAPPSAPAAAAPSNGSDGKAKGDDPWSKRKKPSFDSTDPWK; encoded by the coding sequence ATGGCAGTCATCTACCTGGCGGTGGTGCAAGGTCCGGCAGGCTTCAACAAACTCCAAGTCATCAAACAATTGCGCCCCGAGCTCGCGCGCGAGCCCGAGCAGATCGCGATGTTCCTCAACGAGGCTCGCGTGTCGGCGCGCATCAACCACCCCAACGTGGTGCAGATCCACGAGATCGGCCGCGACGGCGACGCCTACTTCATGGCCATGGAGTACGTCGACGGGCAGACCCTCGAGCGCATCTTCCGCAGCTGCAAAGGCGACGTGCCGCTGCGCCTGCACTTGAAGATCATCGCCGAGGCCCTCGCCGGTCTCCACACGGCGCACGAGCTCAAAGACTTCAACGGCAACCCCCTCGAGATCGTCCACCGCGACGTCTCGCCGCACAACATTTTGGTCGGCTACGAGGGGGAGGTGAAGGTCCTCGACTTCGGCATCGCCAAGGTCGCCGGCTCCCGTTCGGAGACGCGCACGGGGGTGCTCAAGGGCAAATTCACGTACATGGCCCCGGAGCAGTTCTTGGGTCAAAAAGTCGACCGCCGCACCGACGTCTTCGCCGCCGGCGTGATGCTCTGGCAAGCGGTGACCAAGCGCCGGCTCTGGGGCCGCGACGTCAACGAGATCGAAGTCTACCGGCGCGTGGTCGAGTCGCGCGTACCGCGCCCGCGCGAGATCGATGCGAGCATCCCCGAGGTGCTCGACGAGATGGTGATGAAGGCGCTGGCCACCGATCCAGCGAACCGCTACCAAACCGCCGACGAGCTGCGCGCCGTCATCGAGGACTTCCTCGCCGCCGAGAAGGCCCACTCCACCGCCCGCGATCTGGGCGCGCTGGTGCACAAGCATTTCGGGCAAGAGCGCCAGGCAACGCGCACCGCCATCGAAGAGCGGATGCGCGTGGCCGCCAATGACTCGGCCCCCGAAATTCCGATGCTCCGCTCCCTCTTGCCCCCCGCGTTTCGCGATGTCCCTCCGGACCGAGGGTCGACGTCGCAAGTGGGCGCGCACATGTCTTCGTCGTTCTCACGGTCGTCGTCCTCCCTGTCGATGGCGTCGCAGCCATCGTTTCAGGTGGCGCCCACCATCGCGCCGCGCCCCTCGTACCGCTCGCACGTGATCGTGGGCGGACTCGCGGTGGCCGCGACGGTGGCCGTTCTCTTTGCGTGGCGCCCCTGGAGCCACGCCGGCGCCGCGCCCGCCCAAAGCGCCACCGCCGTCTCGGGCGACAGCTCCGCATCCCTCGGCAGCCCGAGCGCCCCGACGGCCACGGCGATCGCCGTACCTGCAGCCGCCGCACCCGCATCCACCTTGACGGAGCTCACCGTTCGCGCGACCCCGCCGGGCGCCAAAATCTCCGTCGATGGCATCGAGGTCGACGAAAACCCCTTCGTCGGCAAATTCGTCCGCGACGGCGCGAGCCACCGCGTACGCGCCGAGGCGCAAGGGTTTGCCCCCAAGTCGGTGCGCGTGGACTTCTCGTCCGAAGCCGCCGGCGTCGAGCTGGTGCTGGAGCGACAAAGCTCGTGGTCTCCGCCCTCGAGGCGCGATCGCGACAAAGGCGCCGCCGCCGCCGCGAGCGCCGCGCCGCCGCCGGCACCTCCGAGCGCACCGGCCGCCGCCGCGCCGTCCAATGGCTCCGACGGCAAAGCCAAAGGCGACGATCCGTGGTCGAAGCGAAAGAAGCCGTCGTTCGATTCGACCGATCCGTGGAAGTGA
- a CDS encoding serine/threonine protein kinase, whose translation MATVYLAISRGLAGFNKLVVLKQLRPEVASDPDFLPMLLEEARIAARINHPNVVQTNEIGFDGRAHFIAMEYLEGQTLHEITRRLAEQGRRLPLPLYLHILSQALRGLHCAHELTDYDGSPLSIVHRDMTPHNVFITYDGVVKVLDFGIAKAADTKNETRSGTFKGKLRYIAPEQALGIHIDRRADIFAIGVMMWHALTGSRLWKDVSETDVLMQLAKGEIPSIAAAAPKVSPELVTLCARALAHRPDDRFATAAEMMDAFEAYLAQTEMLTPGRELAQFVSQLFEERRNVVRAAIDQRVREGLSGDDIPLLAASDTKLAPGASKPSMPSVPSVPSVPSMSGSRSFPRSVGSISLATGSNAAVIPARSAPVLPEVTEPVSPVRRHALGAILGLLVAGVGFGAYKMMDRNTVSVPAASAAPGIASTHGAASAQATQANAAITAEAGPSAAPLKSRLRVSVTPNTATIRLDGAPFSGEGSIARDGASHRLEISAPGFKSESDYVVFDRDELTLTYTLGKKDSTVWRSAPRSAKNKERDAARAAVAETAPVPPPPAAPATAASGAPPQQGQKRKASLDSADPWK comes from the coding sequence ATGGCGACGGTGTACCTCGCGATCAGCCGCGGGCTCGCCGGCTTCAACAAGCTCGTCGTGCTCAAGCAGCTTCGGCCCGAGGTCGCGAGTGATCCGGATTTTCTCCCGATGCTGCTCGAGGAGGCGCGCATCGCGGCGCGCATCAATCACCCGAACGTCGTGCAGACGAACGAGATCGGGTTCGACGGGCGCGCGCATTTCATTGCGATGGAATACCTCGAAGGGCAGACCCTTCACGAGATCACCCGTCGCCTGGCAGAGCAGGGCCGCCGTCTACCGCTACCGCTGTACTTGCATATCCTAAGTCAGGCGTTGCGCGGACTCCATTGCGCACACGAGCTCACCGACTACGACGGTTCGCCACTCTCCATCGTTCATCGCGATATGACCCCCCACAACGTCTTCATCACCTATGACGGGGTGGTCAAAGTCCTCGACTTCGGGATCGCCAAAGCCGCCGACACCAAGAACGAGACGCGCAGCGGCACGTTCAAGGGCAAGCTGCGGTACATCGCGCCAGAGCAGGCGCTGGGCATCCATATCGATCGGCGCGCCGATATCTTCGCCATCGGCGTGATGATGTGGCACGCGCTCACCGGCTCGCGCCTCTGGAAGGACGTGAGCGAGACCGATGTGCTCATGCAGCTCGCGAAGGGCGAGATCCCCAGCATCGCCGCCGCGGCCCCCAAGGTGTCGCCGGAGCTGGTGACCCTCTGCGCGCGGGCGCTCGCGCACCGGCCCGACGATCGCTTCGCCACCGCGGCCGAGATGATGGACGCCTTCGAGGCGTACTTGGCGCAGACCGAGATGCTGACGCCGGGGCGCGAGCTCGCGCAATTCGTGAGCCAGCTCTTCGAGGAGCGGCGCAACGTGGTGCGGGCGGCCATCGATCAACGCGTTCGCGAAGGGCTCTCGGGCGACGATATTCCGCTGCTGGCGGCGAGCGATACCAAGTTGGCGCCGGGGGCGTCGAAGCCGTCGATGCCCTCGGTACCGTCCGTGCCATCGGTGCCGAGCATGTCGGGCTCGCGCTCGTTTCCGCGCTCGGTGGGCTCCATCAGCCTCGCCACGGGCTCGAACGCGGCGGTGATTCCGGCGCGATCGGCGCCGGTTCTGCCCGAGGTAACCGAGCCGGTCTCCCCCGTCCGGCGGCACGCCCTTGGCGCCATCCTCGGCCTCCTCGTCGCGGGGGTGGGCTTTGGCGCCTACAAGATGATGGATCGAAATACGGTATCGGTGCCCGCGGCCAGCGCCGCGCCCGGGATCGCATCGACCCATGGCGCGGCGTCGGCCCAGGCGACGCAAGCGAACGCCGCGATCACGGCAGAGGCCGGGCCGAGCGCCGCACCTCTCAAGTCGCGCCTTCGTGTATCGGTCACGCCAAACACGGCGACGATCCGGCTCGATGGCGCGCCGTTCTCGGGCGAGGGCTCGATTGCGCGCGATGGTGCGTCGCACCGACTCGAGATCAGCGCGCCGGGTTTCAAATCGGAGTCCGATTACGTGGTCTTCGATCGCGACGAGCTGACCCTCACGTACACGCTCGGGAAAAAAGATTCGACGGTATGGCGCAGCGCGCCGCGCTCCGCGAAGAACAAAGAGCGCGATGCGGCGCGCGCCGCGGTGGCCGAAACGGCCCCTGTTCCGCCGCCGCCGGCGGCACCTGCGACCGCGGCTTCGGGTGCGCCACCGCAGCAGGGACAAAAGCGGAAGGCGTCCCTCGATTCGGCCGATCCCTGGAAGTGA
- a CDS encoding PEGA domain-containing protein, with amino-acid sequence MRNLSFAASSRVVVAAFLTLGFSAFSSATAFAQNPNPSAADKEAARKHYEHCLELFNSEAYDSALVECEKAYQLAPSYKILYNVGLIDRELNDFTQALKNFERYIAEGGADVPDARRTEVDRYITQLKGLVANLEVKVNVPGADVTIDDVPVGKTPFNRVRVNPGRRKVTASREGYAPVSKVVNISVGENADVELALTNLNAAKDGSVPLAPEPESNPWATRAWIGWGATAAFAIGAGITGFMALDKSNKLSEARKLPNNESDLESKSKDVKTFSITSDVLLGAAIVGAGISTWFTVRAINWKPEDEKGEKKDGPSVSFGVSPFGVVTHGRF; translated from the coding sequence GTGCGCAACCTCTCTTTTGCCGCATCTTCACGCGTCGTCGTCGCTGCCTTCCTGACCCTCGGTTTCTCCGCTTTTTCGAGCGCCACGGCGTTCGCGCAGAACCCGAACCCCTCCGCCGCGGACAAGGAGGCGGCACGAAAGCATTACGAACACTGCCTCGAGTTGTTCAATTCCGAGGCTTACGACTCCGCGCTCGTCGAGTGCGAGAAGGCCTACCAGCTCGCCCCGAGCTACAAGATCCTCTACAACGTCGGCCTCATCGATCGTGAGCTGAACGACTTCACGCAGGCGCTGAAGAACTTCGAGCGCTACATCGCCGAAGGCGGTGCCGACGTCCCCGATGCAAGGCGCACGGAGGTCGATCGCTACATCACGCAGCTCAAAGGCTTGGTGGCCAACCTCGAGGTCAAGGTCAACGTACCCGGCGCCGATGTCACCATCGATGACGTGCCCGTCGGCAAAACACCGTTCAACCGTGTTCGCGTCAACCCGGGCCGCCGCAAGGTCACGGCCAGCCGCGAGGGCTATGCGCCCGTCTCCAAGGTGGTCAACATCTCGGTGGGCGAGAACGCCGATGTCGAGCTGGCGCTCACCAACTTGAACGCCGCCAAGGATGGCTCCGTACCGCTGGCACCGGAGCCCGAGTCCAATCCATGGGCCACGCGCGCCTGGATCGGCTGGGGCGCCACCGCCGCCTTTGCCATTGGCGCCGGCATCACCGGCTTCATGGCGCTCGATAAATCGAACAAGCTCTCCGAAGCGCGCAAACTACCGAACAACGAGTCCGACTTGGAATCGAAGAGCAAAGACGTAAAGACGTTCTCCATCACGTCGGACGTCCTGCTCGGCGCCGCCATCGTGGGCGCGGGTATCTCCACGTGGTTCACCGTTCGCGCCATCAACTGGAAACCCGAGGACGAGAAGGGCGAAAAGAAGGACGGCCCCTCCGTCAGCTTCGGCGTATCGCCCTTCGGCGTCGTCACCCACGGCCGATTCTAA
- a CDS encoding Spx/MgsR family RNA polymerase-binding regulatory protein — protein sequence MVTPVTLLAYAKCQTCTNAIKWLKSHGIEPEVRPIVDEPPTLEELSAWIPASGLGVRKWLNTSGQSYRAIGKPKVDAASDLEIIRWLTKDGKLVKRPVLVRGADVLVGFRPEAYEVLFL from the coding sequence ATCGTGACCCCCGTCACCCTTTTGGCCTATGCCAAGTGCCAGACGTGCACCAACGCCATCAAGTGGCTGAAATCGCACGGCATCGAGCCCGAGGTGCGGCCCATCGTCGACGAGCCGCCGACCCTGGAGGAGCTCTCCGCGTGGATCCCTGCGAGCGGGCTAGGCGTTCGGAAGTGGCTGAACACGAGCGGCCAGAGCTACCGCGCCATCGGCAAGCCCAAGGTCGACGCGGCCAGCGACCTCGAAATCATCCGTTGGCTCACCAAAGACGGCAAGCTCGTCAAACGCCCGGTGCTCGTTCGCGGGGCCGATGTCTTGGTCGGTTTCCGGCCCGAAGCCTACGAGGTGCTCTTTCTCTGA
- a CDS encoding M20/M25/M40 family metallo-hydrolase, with protein sequence METILRGLVEQNSFTENIEGGRTVGALLRAEAFAIEGLHGSSHPSERYADHLIFRSDGTKGLPPIALVGHLDTVFPPGTFEGYRRDGALARGPGVLDMKGGLVVVAFALRAVAATVGLDAVAPIRLVIVADEEVGSPEGYKVIQDATRGSSSALVFEAGRKGDAIITRRKGTANINAIASGKAAHAGANHRDGANAIWALARFIDEAQKLTNYDRGVTVNCGKISGGQGRNTVPDLAEAVFDARFETRADAEQLIAAFHQAAAEAPRGLAGTSIRLEGGISRLPLERTDANVALFREYGACARASGLGDIEAALIGGASDASSTSQIGIPSIDGLGPRGTGFHTKDELIEVDSLVPKAQALARFILHASSRAAASEPAA encoded by the coding sequence ATGGAGACCATCCTCCGCGGATTGGTCGAACAAAATTCCTTCACCGAAAACATCGAAGGGGGCCGGACCGTTGGCGCCCTCTTGCGCGCCGAAGCGTTTGCCATCGAGGGGCTTCACGGCTCCTCGCATCCGAGCGAGCGCTACGCGGACCACCTCATCTTCCGCAGCGACGGAACGAAGGGCCTTCCGCCCATCGCGCTGGTTGGACACCTCGACACCGTCTTTCCTCCCGGGACCTTCGAAGGCTACCGGCGCGACGGCGCGCTCGCGCGCGGACCCGGGGTGCTCGATATGAAGGGCGGCTTGGTCGTCGTCGCCTTCGCGCTTCGTGCCGTGGCCGCCACCGTGGGGCTCGATGCGGTGGCCCCCATCCGGCTGGTGATCGTGGCCGATGAAGAGGTGGGCTCGCCCGAGGGCTACAAAGTGATTCAAGATGCCACGCGCGGCTCATCGTCGGCGCTGGTCTTCGAGGCCGGCCGCAAGGGCGATGCCATCATCACCCGCCGCAAGGGGACCGCGAACATCAACGCCATCGCCTCCGGCAAGGCGGCGCACGCGGGGGCCAACCACCGCGACGGCGCCAACGCCATCTGGGCGCTCGCGCGCTTCATCGACGAGGCGCAGAAGCTCACGAACTACGACCGCGGGGTGACCGTCAACTGCGGCAAAATCTCGGGCGGGCAGGGGAGAAACACGGTCCCCGACCTAGCCGAGGCCGTCTTCGACGCCCGCTTCGAGACCCGCGCCGACGCCGAGCAGCTGATCGCGGCCTTTCACCAAGCCGCCGCCGAGGCCCCGCGCGGCCTCGCGGGAACGAGCATCCGCCTCGAGGGCGGCATCTCCCGTCTGCCGCTGGAGCGCACCGACGCCAATGTCGCGCTCTTCCGCGAGTACGGCGCGTGTGCGCGCGCATCGGGGCTGGGCGACATCGAGGCGGCGCTCATCGGGGGCGCCTCCGACGCCAGCTCCACCTCCCAGATCGGCATCCCATCGATCGACGGTCTGGGCCCGCGCGGCACCGGCTTCCACACCAAGGACGAGCTGATCGAGGTCGACTCGCTGGTCCCCAAGGCGCAAGCCCTGGCCCGCTTCATCCTCCACGCCTCGTCGCGCGCAGCGGCGTCCGAGCCGGCCGCGTGA
- a CDS encoding protein kinase, producing the protein MVEQAPSHVGRPPSSPSASVPDNDDPFGWVGHTLEGRYAVEELVGEGGFAIVYRGHHKGLDDAVAIKCLKIPRKLQGPERDRFLQSFLDEGKLLHRLSRANASIVQALDVGATTSPNGTWTPYLVLEWLDGETLEEDLKARARQGSAPRSLEETMALLEPAARALATAHAQGIAHRDVKPANLFLCTVAGKRAIKVVDFGIAKVIGESTDLQRAHEATGMSLHAFTPRYGAPEQFDRRFGATGPWTDVFALALIVVEVVAGRSPMHGDSAQLFVASSNVRYRPTLRSLDVDLGEVDDAVEAVLLRALAVDPKERYTTAGEFWDALTAAIAPSAARTLAHGGAASSSRIERDEARASSPARASAPARGATVDPLGATVLSQRVPDLTSARTAFPQGSARTELEEPPSSPTRGSGAGKINVVMEPSLMVEPSISTAMAAADVKPRPPGSPKSGFVWGALAVAAVLGAGWFFLRPAPEPHGKLPGVASSYFATSSSSSSSSSSSAQTSASASPAGAAAASAAHATDRAPSGAIEPAAATPPPIACSGGLVPYVDTQVGYALCIPDELRDLTAVDGVIRKGDIELTMRGGYLRPPATTLETLFEKAKADDTDGTGRTVAAGKTEKTANAFALAGTFNPDPASPKAGLAGKKFFERTVTTTDRFASFQLIYPNAERKTIEPKLDHMMPSFIVSSTKTAR; encoded by the coding sequence ATGGTGGAACAAGCGCCCTCGCACGTCGGCCGGCCTCCTTCTTCTCCATCGGCCTCCGTACCGGACAACGACGATCCGTTTGGGTGGGTGGGTCACACCCTCGAAGGACGTTACGCGGTGGAGGAGCTCGTGGGCGAAGGGGGCTTCGCCATCGTCTACCGAGGCCATCACAAGGGCCTCGACGATGCGGTGGCCATCAAGTGCCTCAAAATTCCGCGCAAGCTTCAAGGCCCGGAGCGCGATCGCTTTCTGCAGTCGTTCCTCGACGAAGGAAAGCTCCTACACCGACTCTCGCGCGCCAACGCCAGCATCGTGCAAGCGCTCGACGTCGGCGCCACCACATCGCCGAACGGCACCTGGACCCCGTACTTGGTCCTGGAGTGGCTCGATGGCGAGACCCTCGAAGAAGATCTGAAGGCGCGGGCCCGCCAGGGGAGCGCACCCCGAAGCCTGGAGGAGACGATGGCGCTGCTCGAGCCTGCGGCGCGCGCCCTCGCCACCGCGCACGCGCAAGGCATCGCCCACCGCGACGTGAAGCCGGCGAACTTGTTCTTGTGCACGGTCGCCGGAAAGCGGGCCATCAAGGTGGTCGATTTCGGCATCGCCAAGGTCATCGGCGAGTCGACCGATCTGCAGCGCGCCCACGAGGCGACCGGCATGTCGCTGCACGCCTTCACCCCGCGCTACGGCGCGCCGGAGCAGTTCGATCGTCGCTTCGGCGCCACCGGGCCATGGACCGATGTGTTCGCGCTGGCGCTCATCGTCGTGGAGGTGGTGGCCGGTCGCTCGCCCATGCACGGCGACAGCGCGCAGCTGTTCGTGGCCTCGAGCAACGTGCGCTACCGTCCCACGTTGCGCTCGCTCGACGTCGATCTCGGCGAGGTGGATGACGCCGTCGAAGCGGTGCTCCTTCGCGCGCTCGCCGTCGACCCCAAGGAGCGCTACACCACCGCGGGCGAATTCTGGGACGCGCTCACGGCCGCCATCGCGCCGTCGGCCGCGCGCACCCTCGCGCACGGAGGTGCCGCATCGTCGTCGCGCATCGAACGCGACGAGGCGCGCGCATCGTCGCCGGCGCGCGCCTCCGCCCCCGCGCGCGGCGCCACCGTCGATCCGCTGGGGGCCACCGTTCTCTCGCAGCGTGTGCCCGATCTCACCTCGGCGCGCACCGCGTTTCCGCAGGGTAGCGCGCGCACCGAGCTCGAGGAGCCGCCGAGCAGCCCGACCCGAGGGAGCGGCGCCGGCAAGATCAACGTGGTGATGGAGCCTTCGCTCATGGTGGAGCCATCCATCAGCACCGCCATGGCGGCGGCCGACGTCAAACCCCGCCCGCCGGGCTCCCCCAAGAGCGGCTTCGTATGGGGCGCGCTCGCCGTGGCCGCGGTGCTTGGCGCGGGGTGGTTCTTCCTTCGCCCCGCCCCGGAGCCGCACGGAAAGCTGCCGGGCGTCGCGTCTTCGTATTTCGCGACGTCTTCTTCCTCTTCTTCCTCTTCTTCATCGTCCGCACAAACCTCCGCCTCCGCGTCGCCCGCCGGCGCCGCGGCAGCGAGCGCGGCGCACGCGACCGACCGCGCCCCGAGCGGCGCGATCGAGCCGGCCGCGGCCACGCCGCCGCCCATTGCGTGCTCGGGCGGGTTGGTTCCCTATGTGGATACGCAGGTCGGCTATGCGCTTTGCATCCCCGACGAGCTTCGCGATCTCACGGCCGTGGATGGCGTGATCCGCAAAGGCGACATCGAGCTCACGATGCGCGGCGGTTACCTGCGCCCTCCTGCCACCACCCTCGAGACGTTGTTCGAAAAGGCCAAGGCCGATGACACCGATGGAACGGGGCGCACGGTGGCCGCGGGCAAGACCGAAAAGACGGCCAATGCGTTTGCGCTCGCGGGGACCTTCAACCCCGATCCGGCGTCGCCGAAGGCCGGGCTCGCGGGAAAGAAGTTCTTCGAACGAACGGTCACGACCACGGATCGCTTCGCCAGCTTCCAGCTCATTTACCCCAACGCGGAGCGCAAAACGATCGAGCCCAAGCTGGACCACATGATGCCGTCCTTCATCGTCAGCTCCACCAAGACTGCGCGCTAG
- the argC gene encoding N-acetyl-gamma-glutamyl-phosphate reductase, with translation MAKRFKAAIIGGSGYGGAELIRRLLRHPEVELVRVASVDFVGEPITVAHPNLEGQTDLRFEGITPAEAAKGMDVVLLGLPHRVSAQKMPELVESGARVVDLSGDFRLRDKEVYRRYYGAEHPCPRLLAGTFVYGLPEIHREAIRAARYVASPGCFATTIELALLPLARKGWLKGEVEVVGITGSSGSGVVPSVGTHHPVRANNLKTYKPLDHQHIPEIVQTLGDAGAKDVALRFVPVSAPLSRGIFATSFAHVDERISPEQIKAAYLETFANEPFVRVPAKRLPEVAAVKGTNYAEVSAVPGEVHDGKRVVACFSATDNLIKGGAGQAIQSMNLILGLDERLTLEDPGGWP, from the coding sequence ATGGCGAAACGATTCAAGGCCGCGATCATCGGCGGCAGCGGTTATGGGGGAGCGGAGCTCATTCGAAGGTTGCTTCGTCATCCCGAGGTGGAGCTGGTTCGCGTGGCATCGGTCGACTTCGTGGGCGAGCCGATCACGGTGGCGCACCCGAACCTGGAAGGTCAGACGGATCTGCGCTTCGAAGGGATCACACCGGCCGAAGCGGCCAAGGGCATGGACGTGGTGCTCCTCGGGCTGCCCCATCGGGTGAGCGCGCAGAAGATGCCCGAGCTGGTGGAGTCGGGCGCGCGCGTGGTCGATCTCTCGGGCGACTTCCGCCTGCGCGACAAGGAGGTCTACCGGCGCTACTACGGGGCGGAGCATCCTTGTCCAAGGCTGCTCGCAGGCACCTTCGTGTACGGCTTGCCGGAGATCCATCGCGAGGCCATTCGCGCGGCGCGCTACGTGGCGTCGCCCGGTTGCTTTGCGACGACCATCGAGCTCGCGCTCCTCCCGCTCGCCCGCAAAGGTTGGCTGAAGGGCGAGGTCGAGGTGGTGGGCATCACCGGCTCCTCGGGCAGCGGCGTGGTGCCCAGCGTGGGTACGCACCATCCGGTGCGCGCCAACAACTTGAAGACGTACAAGCCGCTCGATCACCAACACATCCCCGAGATCGTGCAGACGCTCGGCGACGCCGGCGCCAAAGACGTGGCCTTGCGCTTCGTGCCCGTGAGCGCGCCGCTCTCGCGCGGCATCTTCGCCACGTCGTTCGCGCACGTGGACGAGCGCATCTCGCCCGAGCAAATCAAAGCGGCGTACCTCGAGACGTTCGCGAACGAGCCGTTCGTGCGCGTGCCGGCCAAGCGCCTCCCGGAGGTCGCCGCCGTCAAAGGGACGAACTACGCGGAGGTCTCCGCGGTGCCCGGCGAAGTGCACGATGGAAAGCGCGTGGTCGCGTGCTTCTCGGCGACGGACAACCTGATCAAGGGCGGCGCCGGGCAGGCGATCCAGTCGATGAACTTGATCCTCGGCTTGGACGAGCGCCTCACCCTCGAAGATCCGGGCGGGTGGCCGTGA
- the argB gene encoding acetylglutamate kinase, with product MTAASKSQAPIVLKVGGEVVNGPYLGAIAADVAALAREGTPVVIVHGGGPQATALQKQLGQTPNIVGGRRVTDQATLDVMKMTLAGKVNVDLCAALLAAGAKPVGLHGASSAVIRAVKRPARVVSGGGPDPVDFGFVGDVIGLRKELLDLLLGAGYVPVLACLGADEQGQVFNINADTVANQAAIALGARSLFLVTDVPAVLRDVNDPSSRIPRLSIAEGERAIAEGVVTKGMIPKLEESFAAISAGVRAVHIVGRLASGDLAREANEPGSIGTVLTS from the coding sequence GTGACGGCCGCTTCGAAATCGCAGGCGCCGATCGTGCTCAAGGTGGGGGGCGAGGTCGTGAACGGCCCCTACCTCGGCGCCATCGCCGCCGATGTCGCCGCGCTCGCGCGCGAGGGCACGCCCGTCGTCATCGTGCACGGCGGCGGGCCGCAGGCTACCGCGCTGCAGAAGCAGCTCGGGCAGACACCGAACATCGTCGGCGGCCGCCGCGTGACCGATCAGGCCACGCTCGACGTCATGAAGATGACCCTGGCCGGCAAGGTGAACGTCGATCTCTGCGCCGCGTTGCTGGCGGCGGGCGCGAAGCCCGTGGGCCTCCATGGCGCGAGCTCCGCGGTGATCCGCGCCGTCAAACGTCCGGCGCGCGTGGTCAGCGGCGGCGGGCCGGATCCCGTCGACTTCGGCTTCGTGGGCGACGTGATCGGCCTCCGCAAAGAGCTGCTCGATCTGCTCCTCGGCGCGGGCTATGTGCCCGTGCTCGCGTGTCTGGGCGCGGACGAGCAGGGCCAGGTGTTCAACATCAACGCCGATACGGTGGCCAACCAGGCGGCCATCGCCCTCGGCGCGCGCTCGCTCTTTCTCGTCACCGACGTCCCCGCCGTTCTTCGCGACGTGAACGATCCCAGCTCGCGCATCCCGCGGCTGTCCATCGCCGAGGGCGAGAGAGCCATCGCCGAGGGCGTGGTGACCAAGGGGATGATCCCGAAGCTCGAAGAGTCGTTTGCCGCGATCTCCGCCGGGGTCCGCGCGGTTCACATCGTGGGCCGCCTCGCCTCGGGCGATCTCGCGCGCGAGGCGAACGAGCCCGGCAGCATCGGCACCGTTCTTACGAGTTAG